A window of the Sphingobium sp. CAP-1 genome harbors these coding sequences:
- a CDS encoding DUF779 domain-containing protein — MTGLPPRILATPDAEALMRRLAEKHGPLMFHQSGGCCDGSAPMCFPRGEFRVGAQDVLLGHVADDIPVWIGAAQFDYWRHTQVTIDMVPGRGAGMSLESPEGVRFIVRSRIFSDAENDLLTVAGEPPRGDAVTR; from the coding sequence ATGACCGGGCTGCCCCCACGCATATTGGCGACGCCGGATGCCGAGGCACTGATGCGCCGGCTGGCGGAGAAACATGGGCCGCTGATGTTCCATCAGTCGGGCGGCTGCTGCGACGGCTCCGCGCCGATGTGCTTCCCGCGCGGCGAGTTCAGGGTCGGCGCGCAGGATGTGCTGCTGGGGCATGTCGCGGACGACATTCCGGTGTGGATCGGCGCGGCGCAGTTCGACTATTGGCGCCATACCCAGGTGACGATCGACATGGTGCCGGGGCGCGGTGCGGGCATGTCGCTGGAAAGCCCCGAAGGGGTGCGCTTCATCGTCCGGTCGCGCATCTTCAGCGACGCGGAAAATGACCTGCTGACAGTGGCGGGAGAACCGCCGCGAGGGGATGCCGTAACGCGATAG